Proteins encoded in a region of the Rickettsia tillamookensis genome:
- a CDS encoding AmpG family muropeptide MFS transporter, whose translation MLNNSHLLIIWLFGLISGFNLMITGNTLNYWLAKEDIALQTIGILSFITLPYSINFLLAPIFDSLQIKYLNKIFGHRLAWICLTSTALIFLIYIFSFLDPRTNLVLFTFTALIISFFSAAQDTILSALRTEIVPKESLGFTSGIYIFGYRVGMLLAGSGAIYLSIYFTFNEIYKIFAGLIFIYLILLIVGIKYCYLNENIHIQIIKNDIKNNQNKKNIINFIYNALKPIGSVYFIILILIFLVLYRLPDNLINVMINPFLLHLEYDAFEIASVGKFWGVVGAIIGGLLGGFIMKHKNILNSIFLFGIIHALGHILFIFLEINGKNFLLLFITIGIESITGGMTMTAYIAFISSLCQGKFRATQYSFLSSMMGISRSIFPIISGYMVVNFGWQNFFLFTTIITIPSLLILLKIKNKLQ comes from the coding sequence ATGTTAAATAACTCTCATTTACTTATTATTTGGTTGTTTGGGCTTATTAGCGGTTTTAATCTAATGATTACCGGTAATACTTTAAATTATTGGCTTGCTAAAGAAGATATAGCACTGCAAACAATCGGTATATTATCATTTATAACTCTCCCCTACTCTATTAATTTCTTGTTAGCACCAATATTTGATTCTCTGCAAATTAAATATTTAAACAAAATATTCGGTCATAGATTAGCTTGGATTTGCTTAACTAGTACTGCGTTAATATTTCTTATATATATTTTCAGCTTTCTAGATCCTCGTACTAATCTAGTATTATTTACCTTTACGGCTTTAATTATTTCTTTTTTTAGTGCCGCCCAAGATACTATATTAAGTGCTTTAAGAACGGAAATAGTACCTAAAGAGTCGCTTGGTTTTACTTCAGGAATATATATATTCGGTTATCGGGTCGGTATGCTTTTAGCCGGTTCCGGAGCTATTTATTTATCTATTTATTTTACATTTAATGAAATATATAAAATCTTTGCCGGCTTAATATTTATTTATTTAATTTTATTGATTGTAGGAATTAAGTATTGTTATTTAAACGAGAACATACATATACAGATAATCAAGAATGATATAAAAAATAATCAAAATAAAAAAAACATAATAAATTTTATATATAATGCGTTAAAACCTATAGGTTCTGTTTATTTCATTATTCTTATATTAATTTTCTTAGTATTATATAGATTACCGGATAACTTAATCAATGTTATGATTAATCCGTTTTTACTTCATCTAGAGTATGATGCTTTTGAAATAGCAAGTGTTGGAAAGTTTTGGGGTGTTGTAGGAGCGATAATCGGCGGACTACTTGGCGGCTTTATTATGAAACATAAAAATATATTAAATAGTATATTTTTATTTGGGATTATTCACGCTTTAGGACATATTTTATTTATTTTTCTTGAAATAAACGGTAAAAACTTTTTATTATTATTTATTACGATAGGAATAGAAAGTATTACCGGCGGTATGACAATGACAGCTTACATTGCTTTTATTTCTTCACTCTGTCAAGGTAAGTTCCGAGCTACCCAATATTCTTTTCTTTCATCAATGATGGGGATTTCGCGCTCAATTTTTCCTATAATTTCAGGCTATATGGTAGTAAATTTCGGCTGGCAAAATTTCTTTTTATTTACTACTATTATAACTATCCCCTCTTTGTTGATATTATTAAAAATAAAAAATAAATTACAATGA
- a CDS encoding DUF1016 N-terminal domain-containing protein has product MPSKKQLTPNNKAEYGEQILSQIAKRLTILYGNGFDFANLSRMVKFSKLYPSQQIVVTVSQQLSWSHIISFVIWLVLCHSCVDGNPVKSIKNLLKLFFWIPAYAGMTSSRFSESCNKTHIIKLIHI; this is encoded by the coding sequence ATGCCTTCTAAAAAACAGCTTACACCTAATAATAAAGCTGAGTATGGAGAGCAAATATTATCACAAATAGCTAAAAGATTAACAATTTTATACGGCAATGGTTTTGATTTTGCTAACCTTTCACGTATGGTTAAATTCTCCAAATTATATCCTTCTCAACAAATTGTTGTGACAGTGTCACAACAATTGTCATGGTCGCACATCATAAGCTTTGTTATATGGCTCGTTTTATGTCATTCCTGCGTAGACGGGAATCCAGTAAAATCTATAAAAAACTTATTGAAGTTATTTTTTTGGATCCCCGCCTATGCGGGGATGACATCGAGTAGGTTTTCCGAATCATGCAATAAGACCCACATCATAAAATTAATACATATATAA